The DNA region ATCGACCCGATAAAAAAGGGCGCCAATCGACTCCAAACCCCGGTCCCTCACGCGTCGGTGTCTTTCACGATTTTGATAAGCCAATTGAAGAGCAATGGTACTACCATGCCATGGCACAAATCATGATCGCTCACTCACTTATTCGTTCTTTTCCCGAAGTCAATGCAGAGAAAACAGGATTTACAGGCATTAGCTGGGGGGGCAACCTCACCTCCTCAGTTATGGGTGTTGATACGCGCTTTAAATTTGCTATCCCAGGCTATGGTTGCGGCTACCTTCCCGCATCTTCGGGTCACCAAGGTCGCGCGATTGCAGACGGCCAACACAGCGAAGTGGTCCATAAATACTATGATGGCTCTGCCTACTTCAAAAACGTTGACTACCCCACTCTTTGGGTCAATGGCACCAATGACTTTCACTTCGACATGCCCGCTTTCCAGAAATCGGCTAATGCCGTTAAAGGGCAACTGCGTTTCGAACTCGAAATGGGCCATGGTCATGGCCCCGTTTGGAACTTAGAGGAATGTTACGCTTTTGCAGATTCCGTTGTAAAAGGCAAGCCAGGACTGATCACTTTCGAAGCCCCTCAAGCCCAAGGGAATCAAGCCTCAGTAGAATTTGCGGCCCCCGCAAAAATTGCCTCCGCACAACTGCTCTACACCCTAGAGTCCAAGCCCGTATGGCCCGACAAGAAATGGTTTGCGACTTCCGCAAAAATTGACGGGGATCAAATTAAAGCGAACCTCCCCGCTGGAACTAAAGCTTTTCTCTTTACGGCAAAAGACTCGCGTGGCTTCATGTCTAGCAGCCGTTTTATCCAACATGAAGTGGCAGGAGCCGTAAAGAAGAGTAGCGGAGACGAACTCGACTTCGCCCAACTTTATTTATCTGCGATCTCCCCTGCCGAAGGCAAAAAAGTTTTATTAGCGGATGACTTTGAAAGCGAAATCTCGAACTCAACTGAGAAAGCCTTTTCCATCACAGACCCAAAGGGAGTTGCCGGTATTCAGGAGTGGTATGACCAAAAAGCTTCTGGAGGGAAATCCCTTAAAATCAAAAATTCACCCTCGGTTGCGCATGCTTTTATGCCTTCACTCAATCAGTGGTTCCGTGGCCCCGCAGCTGTTAAAAATGGCACAGTGACTTTTCAATGTGACTTACTCATGCCCAGTAAAAATGGCAACACCATCTCCATCCAAGCTCGTGATTATAGCACGAAGCCTTCGAAGAACCTTCTCAAGCTAGAGCTTGATCAAACATTCATTACTCTAGGTAAAAAGAAACTGAGCATCAAAGCTGATCAATGGTTTCACATGGAACTTAATCTTCCGGTCAATCAAACTCAGGCTTCCATCCAAGTCAAAATATCTCAAGAGGGTGAAACTGTTCAAAGTCTCGAAATGGACTCCAGTCAAACCAAGGCTCTGAGCTGGATTGGACTCATGCTCACAGGTAAAAAACATGGTGAAGTCTTTATCGATAATTTGGTCATCACTCATACAAAAAAGTAAAATAAGGAATACCACATGAAAAAAACTTTTTGCGCTCTACTCCTTTTAAGCACGGCTTCTTTATTGGCCGAAAACACCTTTGAAAAACTCTATATAAAAGCGAGTACTCCCAGTGATTCAACGCGCATTATTTTAGCCGATAATTTTGAAAGTGGTATCAGGGCAGAAGTACAAAAACTCCTTCACTGCGAGGACCCGCAAGGCAAGGCGGGACTTTCGCTGACAAGCTCAACAAAAGCTTCCGGCTCCAATGCCCTAAAAATCCAAAACTCAACAACAGTCAAGCATAGCTTCATGCCTGCTTTGAGTCAGTGGTTCAAAGGTTCTGAAACGATAAAATCAGGGACTATTGCGGTCAATTTCGATTTCAAAATCCCTAAGGCGAAAGGAGTCGCTATTAGCATCGAATGTCGTGACTACTCAGTCAAGCCTCATCTAAGTAATTTCAGTGCTGTCCTTACCCCTATAGGCTTTCGCCTCGGTGAAATCAGTAAAGCTTACCCAACTGAGCAGTGGTTGCACTGCGAACTCACTATTCCCGTTCAGCATTCAGGAAAAAGTGTGACCATGTCCATTACTGAAGCCAATGGTACGGTTCATAAAACCGAGCTAGCTGCAGACTCAATCAAAGCGGTCAGTTGGATTGGCTTGATGATGGCTCAAAAAAACAAGAGCTACGTCTATTTAGATAACCTTGTGATAAGTCACAATTCAGATAAATCCTCCATTTAACCAGCTCATTATATACAAATCTTACAACTATGTAAACAAGCTCTTATGACTGATTTCCTTGCTTTGACTATGGATGATTACATAAGTGAATTTTTTTGAAAAATATTTAGAGATTAGCTGTAAAATATTGTTGTTAATTGAAGATAGATCTAAAAACCATCACTACTTTTCTTACAAAAAATTATAAAAACGCATCATTAAAATGCTTATTTTATCATGTTTTATAACTGGAAATCGCGGACAACAATATTAATTTTTAGTTAACCTACAAATTCAACTACAAGTCTATATGTCAGAAAACGATACAGTTAACATACCGAAGAAGTCTCTTAAGCCCAAGTTAGATAAACTTAATATTGAGCTTAAGAAGAGTAGTGAAGGCATGCCATTAGATAAGACGAAATTCTCGTATCAGGAAACTTACGATAACCTCAGACGTATTGATTACATGGAGAAATCAAAGTTTGAAATAAGTATCACCTGCGCAAACTGTGGAATTACTTCAGAGTATCATTCCAATGAACTTTTTGAAAAAGTTGAATGTCCCGCCTGCAAAGTGAAATTTCGTATTCCAGTTGAAACTGAATTATTTATTTATGATAAACAGGTTTATGAAAGCCTCTTTATTCACACTTTCAGGGCATATAACAAAGAGAATGAGTTCTATGGCGACGTGGTCGTTTATGAAAAACTAAAATCTGATGCTAGCCTAGCAGAACTCCAAGCAATTGCAGATGAATTTAAAAAATTCGAACATGCCAATTACCTTCCTCCTCGCCACGTCGATGTTGACGAGAGTACATATTACTTTAGTCGAGATAACGCCCCCTACCGCATGAACTTTTATCTCGCTAGCTTCGGCGAACTTCCCAAAGAGAGAGCCACTCACGTTTTAACTCATGTCTGCCATCTAGCGGCCAATATGGCGGAACACAGTATTTTCGGCTCATTTATGCCTTCAGATATCATGCTCGATAAGGATGGTAGAACTCTTGTCTGTGATTATGGCCTGCGCGAAAAAATTCATGTCTTAAACCCGCGTTACAACTACATCCCTATTTCTTTTTTAGCTCCCGAAGCCATTTTCGCTAAGGTTCATACCGAAGCTTCTGCGGTTTACTCTCTGGGTATTTTAGCCGCTACTTTTATTTTAGGTGAGAATCCCTTCTCAGAGAAAGATCCCCACCAAATTCATTTAGAACGTCAAAACTTCTTAAAGAACTTTGAGCAATATAAATTGCCTAGCTTCCTCAAAAAGATGCTCGCTTACAAGTCAAAAGACCGTCCCTCCTTCAATAAGTGTTCAGAACTTTTCATGCGTATGCAACTGATGGGCTAAACTCGACTTAGGCAAATTTCCTGTTTATTTCTGCTTTTTCTTAATTTTTTGTATCAATTCCCTGTAAGATCCTGTTGGTTTTTATACTTATATTTCTAAATCAACTAGGACATACACATGAAACTTTTTTTCCTCTTTGCAGGTCTCAGCCTTTCCCTGCTCGCTGTCAATGGTGACAAAAGCGATCTCACAACCGCCAATAACTGGCAAGAGCCTGCTGCTGGAACATGGAAACTCGAACTCGGTGAAACTGATGCCGAACTACGCTATACCGATTTAGCCGCTGAAAAACCTCGTTTGGAAGCCCTCAAAAAACTTGGGCCTGCAAAATTTCCTTTTACGAAGTCCGCTATCAGCACCATTAAAACAGCGGATGGTAAATTGATGGTTCGCATCCCCTGTGATGCTGATGAAAAAATTTATGGTTTCGGGCTACAGATGAAAAACATAAAGTCATCTAAAAAAGTGCTTGAGCTCAAAGTTGACCATTGGAAACTCGGTGGTGGTAAAACTCATGCTCCCGTACCCTTTTACATTTCGAGCAAGGGCTATGGCGTCTTCTTCAATACCGCGCGCTACCTAAAAGTCTACAACCAACTGGGAAATCGCAAAGATGCTCTCGATAATCCACCCGAAGTCGATCGCAATCCGCCTCCAAGTCAAAAAGGTTCTCAGCCGGGTCCGTGGCAGGCTCTTCCTGCCGCAAGTGCGGTTGAAGCCGTAGTTGACGCTCAAGGTTTAGAAGTGCTTATTTTTTCTGGCGATACCATGCTCGAGGTGGTACAGCGCTATAACCTTTACTGCGGCGGTGGAACTCTGCCTCCTCTCTGGGGCTTAGGTTTCTGGCATCGTGTTCCCGCTGCTTTTAATGAAGAAGAATGCCGCAAAGAAGTTGCGGACTTCGCAAAACATGACATTCCCCTCGATGTTCTCGGGCTTGAACCTGGGTGGATGACCAAATCTTATCCCTGTACATTTGAGTGGCAAACGGAACGTTTTCCCGACCCTAAAAAATTCACTCAAGATATGCTGAGCCAAGGTGTCCGCCTCAACCTCTGGGAAAACCCCTACATGTCAAAAGATGCTAAAATCTATAAGGACATGTACCCCCATGCCGGTTCCCACCTCGTGTGGCTCGGCATTGTTCCCGACTACAACGTTCAAGAAGCCCGAGATTTAATTACCGAGCAACACTACCGCGATCATGTGAGCATTGGCGTCAGCGGCTATAAAGTCGATGAAGTCGATGGCTATGATCACTGGCTCTGGCCCGATCACGCCACCTTTCCCTCAGGAACATCAGCCGAATCCATGCGTCAAACTTATGGTATGCTCATGCAAAAAATGTTTTACACGGACCTCTTCAAAAAACATAACACTCGTACTTACGGTCTCGTGCGCTCTAGCAATGGTGCGGCCTCCGCACTGCCTTATGTACTTTATTCAGATTCTTACTCGCATTCGGAGTATATCACAGGAATTTCTGCCGCAAGTTTAGGTGGCATTCTTTGGTCTCCTGAGGCACGTGGTGCCAGAAATGGCCGCGAATGGCTCAACCGTATTCAAACCGTGTGCTTTTCTCCAATGGCCATGCTCAATGCTTGGGCCACAGGTGCGAAACCCTGGACTTTCAAAGATGTTACTGATCCCGTTCGCGAAGTCATTAATTTGCGCATGCGCTTACTCCCCTACCTCTACACTTCCTTTGCCGACTATCACCTCAAGGGTATTCCTCCCTTCCGCGCCATGATCCTCGAACAAGGCTTTGACGAAGGTCAGAGTAAAGTGATTGCGGGTAAGCTCGATAGTGAAACCAACCCCTATGCGATGGGTCAGATCATCGAAAAAACTGATCAATACATGTTTGGCCCTTCAATCATGGTCGCGCCTTTCTATGAAGAGCAGCACTCAGTTCGCAGCGTGCGACTACCTGCCGGCAATTGGTACTGTTTTTATACAGGCAAATTCATGGGCAATAACAAAACCATTAAAGTCACTGCAAAAGAACTCAAAGATCGCATACCTCTCTTTGTGAAAGAAGGTTCACTCATTCCCATGCTCACCAAGAGTGTTAATAATAGTCGTGATGCAGTGGGCAAAGATTTAGAACTCCGCCTCTATGGTAAAAAAACCGCCACTTACTCGCTCTACGAAGATGATACCAAGACCTTTGATTACCTCAAGGGGCAATATCGTCATCGTACAATCACTTGCACCCCCGATGGAAAAATCTCGGAACAAGCCGGCAAAGGACCTGCCCTCTTTGGGAAAGTGACTCAAGTCAAAATCATGACAAAATAAGCTCCACTTACAGTTCATTTTTCATGTTTACCCAGTTAACAACTGTATAGACATCTACAGCATAGATAAATTATGGTGAAACCATTAAACTTTAAATAGCTTAGATCAAAGCGCCTGGTCAAGGGTCTTGCCAGACAGGCGGACAAAAAGTATTAGCCCATACGGCAGTATCTTGCAGGGAGAGTTCGAGAGGGACATCGTCCTTCTCGTGTGCGAAGCACCATGCCTTAAGGTATGGAACTGAGAAGGCTATTTAAGTAGTGTACCTAAAGGCACATAATTTTTACCCTCGTACTCAAGCCCACATTACTTGTGGGGCTATTTAAAGTGATATCGCTCTGCGATCTAAGTTTTCATCTTTAACGACTTAATCGTATAAATTTTTCGCCGAGCAACAGTTTTGATGCTCGGTTTTTTTTGTCTACAAAAAATAAATAACATTTTTTTTAACATTTTTGTTTCGCTCCTTAAAGTCTTATGGTTTAATAAATAAAAATCTTAAACCCTGGACGAAAAATGGATCCGTTATCATCTCAATATTCACGCAAAAAGTTCTCTCTCATTGAGTTACTCGTCGTTATCGCCATTATCGGAATCTTAGCATCGCTTGTACTTCCAGCATTAGGTAAAGCTCGTAAAAGAAGTCAAGTGGCCGTCTGTTCGAATAATTTAAAACAAATCAATACTTCCGCTTTTCTATATCAAGATGATAGTGATGGCTTTTACCCGCCAGGTTGGTACGCCGATGGTGTAAGTTGGGATGATTGACTAGGAGACTATGATGGTAGAAATATGACCGATGCTCAAAAAACAGCAGGTGGCATATATGGTCCAAAGTCGAGTGATTTTACTCAAGGCGAAGAATATGCCCCACACTACAGGTGCCCTTTGGATAATCGTTCTCCAATGGAAAATAGAGTTCTAAGGTCATATTCTCACACTCAGGCATGGTATGGCTCCACTTTTGATGCTGTCTACGATTTGGGAGGAGGCATAACTGGATATGACTACGCTAAATCAGTACCATTCTCCCGCTCCATAAGTAATATCAATCAAGCGTCACAAACTATTGCCTACACAGGACTCGCTGATCAAGACCAAACAGCTAGTAACGACAACAATCACTTGAGGTCTGGTCTGGGCATCTCTTGGCCTTGGACTGGCATACGTGCAGACCACCAGGACAATGCTGGTGTTTCACACCATGGTGATAATAAATATAATTATGCCATGGTAGATGGGAGTATTCAAAAATTCACCTTACTTCAATCTCTCGTAAAGACTAATGGGACGATCGCCACGACTTCTAATGTATTAGGCAGTAAATGGGATGCGACTAAGTAAAAGCACGAAATTTAACATTTTTTGTAACAACACTGTTAATATCTTGTTATATAGTACATATATAATCTATAGAAAAAAACTCTCATTCTAGGTTCCTTTATGCTCAAAAAACTCCTCGCTTTCAGCTTACTCTCCGCTGCTCTATCTGCTCAAGAATCCCCTGACTTATATGCACAAGTCAAACCCCTCTCTCCAGAAGAAACACTTAAAACCATTCAAGTTCCCAAGGGTTACAAACTTCAGGTCGTGGCTTCTGAGCCAATGATTACTGAACCCGTAGATTGTGTTTGGGATGCTAATGGCGACATGTATGTGATTGAGATGAAAACTTACATGCAGGATGCCGATGCTACAGGCCAGTTTGAGAAAACCAGCCGTGTGATGAAACTCACTGATACTAATGGTGATGGCGTGATGGATAAATCATCGGTCTTTATTGATGGCCTTATGCTACCCCGTATGATTCTTCCCCTCGACGACCGCATTCTCGTCTGTGAAACCAATGTCGTCGACATATATTCTTACCGTGATACCAATGGCGACGGCAAAGCCGACGAGAAAAAGATTTGGTATAAAGGTGGTAAACGAGGTGGTAACCTTGAACACCAACCCAGTGGCTTAATTTGGAATGTGGACAACTGGATTTACATGACTAAATATGGTGAGCGCTTTAAAATGGTCGACGGTAAAGTTGAAAAATCAGCTTACGGCTACCTCAATGGGCAATGGGGCTTGCACCACGATGACGATGGTAATTTTGCAGTAGGCTTCTCTGGTGCTGAAAAAAGTTTTGAATACTTTCAATACCCTGTGGTCTATGGCGCGGCTAAATTCCCCGATGAACTCGAGAAAGACTTTAATACAGTTTGGCCCATCGATAATATTCCCGATACCCAAGGGGGCGCTCGCAGATTTCGCGAAGACAACACTCTCAACCACATGACCGCAGCTTGTGGACACACAGTTTATCGCGGTGAGTTGATGCCAGAGTTTTATGGTAATTACCTGGTTACAGAGCCCGTAGGCCGCCTCATTCGCATGGCGAAAGTCGATACTTCCCTCGGTTTCAAACAGATGCGCAACGTCTACCCCAATTCCGAATTCATTCGCTCAACAGATCCCAACTTCCGTCCCGTCAACCTCAAAACGGGTCCCGAAGGTGCACTCTATATTGTGGATATGTATCGTGGTATTATCCAAGAAGGAAACTGGACCAAAAAAGGCTCGTATCTTCGTAAGGTCATTGATCAGTACGGCATGGCGAAAACGATTCAACATGGACGTATCTATCGCCTCGTCCCAGAAAATTACTCAGCAAAAAGTACTCGCCCAGAAATGCTCTCCAAGAGCTCTGCAGAAATTATTCCCTTACTCGGTCACAAAAATGGTTGGGTCAGAAGTACCGCAAGGAAACAACTTATTCTTCGCAATGATAAAAGCATCGTAGCAAAACTCAAAGCCGCTTTACAAGCTTCGCAAAACACGCAAGAAAAGATCGAATTACTTTGGACTCTCGAGGGTCTTCAGGCACTGGATCCCGCATACGTGAACTCTCTCTTAAAGTCATCTGACGGTCGTTTTGCGGCTCACGCATTACGCGCATCAGATCCTTGGTTACAGGCCGCAAATCCACAAATCATTGCCGCTTATAAAGACATTTTACAAAACTCTCAATCAAGTCCAGTCCTCAATCAAGCTTTCCTTAGTATCAAAAAGTATGGCCAACATCATTTAAGTGCTGATTTCACCAAATTTACTCTGGCTCAAAAAGACCATCCAGAAATCAAACATCACATCGCTCAATGGGATAGAGAGAAGGAACATTACCGCAAACATCGCGAAAAAATGATGGCACTCAAAGGCAAGGGACCCGTTTTCGAAAAAATGATGAAGACAGGTGAAAAACACTACAAGTCACTTTGTTTTGCTTGTCACGGCGCTAACGGCGAAGGTACGCCCATGGCTGGAACTCAAACCACTTTGGCTCCACCACTCAAGGGCTCTGCGAGGGTTCTCGGCAAAAAAGATACCCTCATTAAAATTGCCCTCCACGGTTTAGCTGGTCCTGTAGATGGTAAAACTTACCCAGGCGCCATGGAATCGCTAGCTAGTCATAATGACAAATATCTCTCTGATGTCCTCACCTATCTCAGGAACTCATGGGGCAATAAAGCTGCACCGATTACTGACAAGGATATTAAATCTATTCGCAAGAAAAATAGAGCCCGTAAAACTCCTTGGACACTCGAAGAATTAGCAAAAAAATAAACCCTTTTTGAGTCCTCCTTACGTATCAGCGAGGACTCAATATTAACAAAGTTTTAAATTGCTTATTCTAAATATTTTATAACGCAATTAGTTCTGTTTTTGTAACAGGTTTTATATCTTGAAGTTTACCATCCCAACCTAAAAAACTGGGATCGTGTATGAAACGAAAAAACTTTTCACTAATGGAACTCATGGTAGTTCTAGCCATAATTGGCATCTTGCTTTCTTTTTTATTCCCCACACTTAAGCGAGCGCGTTTCCAAGCAAAATCCGCTTCCTGTGTCAATAACTTAAAACAAGCTGGCGCTGCTATATATTTGTATGCAGGCGATAATGAAAACTACCTATTTACTAATAATTTCATCAATACATTAGCTACTAAACAAGTATGGATGTACTCAGACGATGGAGATGATACCAATGATTTATTTGGTGAATTTCATGGTGGTGAAGCAGGCTACCTAGAAATTTATTTAGGTGATGACGAAAGTGCTTACAATTGCCCCGCTTCGACTCACGCATCAGATGATTTTGGTTCAACGACTGATCCATGGGGACCGACGACTCGACAAGGGGTCTATACAGCTTTCCCCGCCTATGGAGCAAGTCGACGCAAGTTAACCAATAACTTTAGTGTTCATCCTTTTCTTGATGAACTCGCCGACATTGATGGCTATAGTCGCAAACCAATTTTGTTTGACCCGATAATTGATAAAAGCCCTTGGCTGGCTAATCCTTGGGTCTCATGGGATACAAGCACTTCTAAAATTCACGATATGGAAAGAAACAAAATCCCTGTATTGATGGATGACCTCAGTATTGCGAGAGGTGACATGACTCCATGGCCTGAAAATAGTTTAAATCCCCATGATGGTTCCATGTATATGTTTATCAAAACTCTTTACTAAATTCATTTTTATAGGTAAATCGGCTCCGTACCATTTTTCTTAGTCGCAATGGTACGGAGCTTTTTTTATTTTAAACTTATCTCCTAGCTCTCACGAGCCAGGCTGAACTATACCGTACCTTCGGTACTCACGTGGAATGCCGAAGGCATGGTATACCTTAGCCCAATGGCGTCAGCCTTGGGGGATGAAATACACGATGAAAATTGAATACCAAGGGCATGACATAGATCTCATAAGGGTAGGGAAGACTCCTTGCGGAGTCTCCCCTCCTTCCGAACCGTACGTGCGGTTCTCCCGCATACGGCTCTCCAGTCAGTGCTTACTCCGAAGAGACTGAAATTCCAGTTTCCAGGCTTCCTCCAGTGAAAAGAAGCCTAGATCTGTAAAGTAGGCTTTATTGTATTTACGAGTATCAATCATGCGATGAGAACCTTTCTTGCGATTATATTTGGCTATAATACTGCGCAGTCTTCTGCGTGTAAATTCATCTATACCTCGCATTGCATACACAGTGGAGTGCTTGAAGTATTGATACCATCCGAGAAGATTTGGCCGAAGGTAAGCAATTATGTCCTCTATTGAGTCCTTATTGCTTCTCCTCGTTTTCTTGCGTATGGCATCTTTGCATTTCTTCAGGCTCTGCTTCCTTGGCCAACGTTTAATGCGATGTGTATTTCGCGTTCTCTCGAAATGGTATCCGAGAAACTCGAAGTACTCGCACTTCTCTGTCATGTCGGCAATTCGCGTTTTTTCTGGATGAAGTTTCAGCCCATTGGCTTTCATCCACCTTCGCGTTTTGCGCAATGCCCTTTTGGCTGATTCTTTACTTTTACACATGATCAGGAAATCGTCTGCATAGCGCACTATCTCGAATCCAGCCTCGGTCATCTTGTGATCAAAGAGATCAAGATAGATATTTGCTAACAGAGGACTGATAATTCCTCCCTGCGGTGTACCTTCTTCAGGTTCCCAATGTTTGAGACCATCAAAGATATTGGCTTTGAGGAATTGTTCGATCAGATCAAGAATTTTACCATCAATGATCTTTTCCTTGACTCGACTCATGAGTTTCTCATGTGGTATAGTATCGAAGTAGCTTTGGATGTCGGCATCCATAACATAGAGATAGCCCTGCTTTAACAATTCATTCACTCGTCTAAGTGCATCCTTGCAACCCAGCTTTGGACGAAATCCAAAACTGTAGGGCGAGAAGTCGATATCGAATATCGGCTCTATCACATGTTTCAGAGCTGTTTGAACTACTCGATCACGCACTGTGGGTATTCCCAAAGGTCTGGTCTTTCGACCATCACCTTTTGGGATTTCCACTCGGCGCACTGCACTGGGATCATACCTTCCATCTTGCAGTTCTTCGAGAAGCTTAGCATTATTATACTCCAGCTCTGATTCGTAGCGCTCGATTGATACCATGTCCACTCCATGTTTGCCCTTATTTGAACACACTTTCTCCCAAGCCTCCATAATATTATTCTTACGCATCAGCTTATCTGATAAGCTGTACCACTTGCCTCTTTCAACTCCTCTATGAAGAGTTTTCAGCATCTGATCCGTCCAGACAGAAGGTGACGCCCACGCTTGTATTTCAACAAAGCGTTCATCTCGTCGTAATATTTGTTTAGCCATTTCTGACATTCTTATATTCCTTCTATTCT from Lentisphaera araneosa HTCC2155 includes:
- a CDS encoding alpha/beta hydrolase family protein, whose protein sequence is MSSPKLAPFLLFFFFIQNIAFSQELPWDMDKISQAPQWVETDLVPAQGMKSLLYKSLAYQGKEVDVFAYYASPEGTPPEGGWPAVVCVHGGGGTAFPTWVKKWTDHGYAAISMDLEGHIPLNRPDKKGRQSTPNPGPSRVGVFHDFDKPIEEQWYYHAMAQIMIAHSLIRSFPEVNAEKTGFTGISWGGNLTSSVMGVDTRFKFAIPGYGCGYLPASSGHQGRAIADGQHSEVVHKYYDGSAYFKNVDYPTLWVNGTNDFHFDMPAFQKSANAVKGQLRFELEMGHGHGPVWNLEECYAFADSVVKGKPGLITFEAPQAQGNQASVEFAAPAKIASAQLLYTLESKPVWPDKKWFATSAKIDGDQIKANLPAGTKAFLFTAKDSRGFMSSSRFIQHEVAGAVKKSSGDELDFAQLYLSAISPAEGKKVLLADDFESEISNSTEKAFSITDPKGVAGIQEWYDQKASGGKSLKIKNSPSVAHAFMPSLNQWFRGPAAVKNGTVTFQCDLLMPSKNGNTISIQARDYSTKPSKNLLKLELDQTFITLGKKKLSIKADQWFHMELNLPVNQTQASIQVKISQEGETVQSLEMDSSQTKALSWIGLMLTGKKHGEVFIDNLVITHTKK
- a CDS encoding protein kinase domain-containing protein, whose translation is MSENDTVNIPKKSLKPKLDKLNIELKKSSEGMPLDKTKFSYQETYDNLRRIDYMEKSKFEISITCANCGITSEYHSNELFEKVECPACKVKFRIPVETELFIYDKQVYESLFIHTFRAYNKENEFYGDVVVYEKLKSDASLAELQAIADEFKKFEHANYLPPRHVDVDESTYYFSRDNAPYRMNFYLASFGELPKERATHVLTHVCHLAANMAEHSIFGSFMPSDIMLDKDGRTLVCDYGLREKIHVLNPRYNYIPISFLAPEAIFAKVHTEASAVYSLGILAATFILGENPFSEKDPHQIHLERQNFLKNFEQYKLPSFLKKMLAYKSKDRPSFNKCSELFMRMQLMG
- a CDS encoding TIM-barrel domain-containing protein; translation: MKLFFLFAGLSLSLLAVNGDKSDLTTANNWQEPAAGTWKLELGETDAELRYTDLAAEKPRLEALKKLGPAKFPFTKSAISTIKTADGKLMVRIPCDADEKIYGFGLQMKNIKSSKKVLELKVDHWKLGGGKTHAPVPFYISSKGYGVFFNTARYLKVYNQLGNRKDALDNPPEVDRNPPPSQKGSQPGPWQALPAASAVEAVVDAQGLEVLIFSGDTMLEVVQRYNLYCGGGTLPPLWGLGFWHRVPAAFNEEECRKEVADFAKHDIPLDVLGLEPGWMTKSYPCTFEWQTERFPDPKKFTQDMLSQGVRLNLWENPYMSKDAKIYKDMYPHAGSHLVWLGIVPDYNVQEARDLITEQHYRDHVSIGVSGYKVDEVDGYDHWLWPDHATFPSGTSAESMRQTYGMLMQKMFYTDLFKKHNTRTYGLVRSSNGAASALPYVLYSDSYSHSEYITGISAASLGGILWSPEARGARNGREWLNRIQTVCFSPMAMLNAWATGAKPWTFKDVTDPVREVINLRMRLLPYLYTSFADYHLKGIPPFRAMILEQGFDEGQSKVIAGKLDSETNPYAMGQIIEKTDQYMFGPSIMVAPFYEEQHSVRSVRLPAGNWYCFYTGKFMGNNKTIKVTAKELKDRIPLFVKEGSLIPMLTKSVNNSRDAVGKDLELRLYGKKTATYSLYEDDTKTFDYLKGQYRHRTITCTPDGKISEQAGKGPALFGKVTQVKIMTK
- a CDS encoding type II secretion system protein, with the translated sequence MDPLSSQYSRKKFSLIELLVVIAIIGILASLVLPALGKARKRSQVAVCSNNLKQINTSAFLYQDDSDGFYPPGWYADGVSWDD
- a CDS encoding DUF7133 domain-containing protein, which translates into the protein MLKKLLAFSLLSAALSAQESPDLYAQVKPLSPEETLKTIQVPKGYKLQVVASEPMITEPVDCVWDANGDMYVIEMKTYMQDADATGQFEKTSRVMKLTDTNGDGVMDKSSVFIDGLMLPRMILPLDDRILVCETNVVDIYSYRDTNGDGKADEKKIWYKGGKRGGNLEHQPSGLIWNVDNWIYMTKYGERFKMVDGKVEKSAYGYLNGQWGLHHDDDGNFAVGFSGAEKSFEYFQYPVVYGAAKFPDELEKDFNTVWPIDNIPDTQGGARRFREDNTLNHMTAACGHTVYRGELMPEFYGNYLVTEPVGRLIRMAKVDTSLGFKQMRNVYPNSEFIRSTDPNFRPVNLKTGPEGALYIVDMYRGIIQEGNWTKKGSYLRKVIDQYGMAKTIQHGRIYRLVPENYSAKSTRPEMLSKSSAEIIPLLGHKNGWVRSTARKQLILRNDKSIVAKLKAALQASQNTQEKIELLWTLEGLQALDPAYVNSLLKSSDGRFAAHALRASDPWLQAANPQIIAAYKDILQNSQSSPVLNQAFLSIKKYGQHHLSADFTKFTLAQKDHPEIKHHIAQWDREKEHYRKHREKMMALKGKGPVFEKMMKTGEKHYKSLCFACHGANGEGTPMAGTQTTLAPPLKGSARVLGKKDTLIKIALHGLAGPVDGKTYPGAMESLASHNDKYLSDVLTYLRNSWGNKAAPITDKDIKSIRKKNRARKTPWTLEELAKK
- a CDS encoding type II secretion system protein, whose protein sequence is MKRKNFSLMELMVVLAIIGILLSFLFPTLKRARFQAKSASCVNNLKQAGAAIYLYAGDNENYLFTNNFINTLATKQVWMYSDDGDDTNDLFGEFHGGEAGYLEIYLGDDESAYNCPASTHASDDFGSTTDPWGPTTRQGVYTAFPAYGASRRKLTNNFSVHPFLDELADIDGYSRKPILFDPIIDKSPWLANPWVSWDTSTSKIHDMERNKIPVLMDDLSIARGDMTPWPENSLNPHDGSMYMFIKTLY
- the ltrA gene encoding group II intron reverse transcriptase/maturase: MSEMAKQILRRDERFVEIQAWASPSVWTDQMLKTLHRGVERGKWYSLSDKLMRKNNIMEAWEKVCSNKGKHGVDMVSIERYESELEYNNAKLLEELQDGRYDPSAVRRVEIPKGDGRKTRPLGIPTVRDRVVQTALKHVIEPIFDIDFSPYSFGFRPKLGCKDALRRVNELLKQGYLYVMDADIQSYFDTIPHEKLMSRVKEKIIDGKILDLIEQFLKANIFDGLKHWEPEEGTPQGGIISPLLANIYLDLFDHKMTEAGFEIVRYADDFLIMCKSKESAKRALRKTRRWMKANGLKLHPEKTRIADMTEKCEYFEFLGYHFERTRNTHRIKRWPRKQSLKKCKDAIRKKTRRSNKDSIEDIIAYLRPNLLGWYQYFKHSTVYAMRGIDEFTRRRLRSIIAKYNRKKGSHRMIDTRKYNKAYFTDLGFFSLEEAWKLEFQSLRSKH